A region of Leclercia adecarboxylata DNA encodes the following proteins:
- a CDS encoding efflux transporter outer membrane subunit, with protein MHKLKLLTLSGIFVLTGCISLAPNYSRPDSPVPQQFSLSQNQLVSTPANYQDTGWRRFFGDPQVKKLIGEALLNNRDLRMAALKVQEARAQYGVTDADRYPQLNATASNTWSGKLADDSGTRQQYQAGLDLNYDLDFFGRLKNLSEAERQNYFASEEARRAVHILLIANVSQGYFRQRLAYAQLQVAQETLANYRQSYAFIEKQLVTGSSNVLALEQARGVIESTRSDIAKRKGELAQANNALQLLLGTYNTLPDDTAVSEVDINGVTLPPSLSSQILLQRPDIMQAEHGLLAANANIGAARAAFFPSITLTGSLSGSSTDLSSLFSNGMWNFIPKIDLPIFNAGRNQSSLDLAEIRQQQSVVNYEQKIESAFKEVADTLALRQSLADQLAAQKRYLASLQITLQRAQTLYQHGAVSYIEVLDAERSLFATQQTLLDLNYARQVNEITLFTALGGGWIE; from the coding sequence ATGCACAAATTAAAATTACTGACGCTCAGCGGGATATTTGTTCTGACGGGCTGTATTTCCCTGGCACCGAATTATTCACGCCCTGATTCCCCGGTTCCACAGCAATTTTCCCTTAGCCAGAATCAGCTGGTGTCGACGCCTGCGAATTATCAGGATACGGGCTGGCGGAGGTTCTTTGGCGATCCGCAGGTGAAAAAGTTGATCGGTGAAGCCCTGCTGAATAACCGCGACCTGCGAATGGCGGCACTGAAGGTGCAGGAAGCCAGAGCGCAGTATGGCGTGACGGATGCCGACCGCTATCCGCAGCTCAACGCGACCGCGAGTAACACCTGGAGCGGTAAACTTGCGGACGATAGCGGCACCCGGCAGCAATATCAGGCCGGGCTGGATCTCAATTACGATCTCGATTTCTTTGGCCGTTTAAAAAATCTGAGTGAAGCCGAACGGCAGAACTATTTTGCCAGCGAAGAAGCACGCCGTGCGGTCCATATTCTCCTCATCGCAAATGTGTCACAAGGTTATTTCAGGCAGCGACTGGCGTATGCGCAATTACAGGTTGCTCAGGAGACGTTAGCCAATTACAGGCAGTCATACGCTTTTATAGAGAAACAGCTGGTGACCGGCAGCAGTAACGTGCTGGCGCTGGAGCAAGCGCGCGGGGTTATTGAAAGTACCCGCAGCGATATTGCGAAACGCAAAGGGGAACTGGCACAGGCGAATAATGCGTTACAGCTGCTGCTGGGCACCTATAACACCCTGCCGGATGATACCGCGGTGAGCGAGGTGGATATCAACGGCGTAACGTTACCGCCATCGCTCTCTTCGCAGATCCTGTTGCAACGTCCCGATATTATGCAGGCCGAACATGGTCTGCTGGCTGCTAATGCGAATATTGGCGCTGCCCGCGCGGCCTTTTTCCCCTCAATCACCCTGACCGGCTCGTTATCCGGCAGCAGTACAGATCTTTCAAGCCTGTTTTCAAACGGGATGTGGAATTTTATACCCAAAATCGACCTACCTATTTTTAACGCCGGGCGTAATCAATCCAGCCTGGATTTAGCGGAAATTCGCCAGCAACAGTCGGTGGTGAATTACGAGCAAAAAATAGAGTCCGCCTTTAAAGAGGTCGCCGACACCCTGGCGCTGCGCCAGAGCCTGGCGGATCAACTCGCGGCCCAGAAGCGTTATCTGGCCTCGCTGCAGATTACCCTGCAGCGCGCTCAGACCCTCTATCAGCATGGCGCGGTCAGCTATATCGAAGTGCTGGATGCCGAACGCTCCCTGTTTGCCACCCAACAGACCTTACTCGACCTTAATTACGCCCGTCAGGTCAACGAAATTACCTTATTCACCGCCCTCGGCGGCGGCTGGATTGAATAA
- a CDS encoding helix-turn-helix transcriptional regulator produces the protein MRETPTAEHLELIALNDTIVSFSRLFANTVRYHHWHQCLEILYVEEGFGVAIVDNRHYTMRPGRLFFFPPFTLHKVMVDPQAEANYRRTIIHLDQHAVMKALRDFPQTQQRLKKLSRRGGEAWVADVAHCHSHIDHLFSCYPPPLNSERVASLLIGLFAMLPHDDEGQPGNSQGIASQVMFWLDEHYRQKFSLDALADELGKSRSYVSRKFHAETGEKIHDYLNTLRLRKACECLLHSDASVREIAARVGFSDVTYFISAFKKGIGETPLQYRKNHTG, from the coding sequence ATGCGCGAGACCCCGACGGCGGAACACCTTGAGCTGATTGCCCTGAACGATACCATCGTGTCGTTCAGTCGCCTGTTCGCCAACACCGTGCGCTATCACCACTGGCACCAGTGTCTGGAAATTCTCTATGTCGAAGAGGGCTTTGGCGTGGCGATTGTCGATAATCGCCACTACACCATGCGCCCCGGCAGGCTGTTTTTCTTCCCGCCGTTCACCCTGCATAAGGTGATGGTTGATCCCCAGGCTGAGGCGAACTATCGCCGGACCATTATTCATCTCGACCAGCATGCGGTGATGAAAGCCCTTCGCGATTTTCCCCAGACCCAGCAGCGGCTAAAGAAGCTGTCCCGGCGCGGGGGAGAGGCCTGGGTGGCGGACGTGGCGCACTGCCACAGCCATATCGATCATCTGTTCAGCTGCTACCCGCCGCCGCTAAACAGCGAGCGCGTCGCCAGCCTGCTGATCGGCCTGTTCGCCATGCTGCCGCACGATGACGAAGGCCAGCCCGGGAATAGTCAGGGCATCGCCAGCCAGGTGATGTTCTGGCTGGATGAGCACTATCGGCAGAAATTCAGCCTTGATGCCCTGGCAGATGAGCTGGGGAAATCCCGCAGCTACGTATCACGGAAATTTCATGCCGAAACGGGCGAGAAAATTCACGATTATCTGAATACGTTAAGGTTACGCAAAGCCTGCGAGTGCCTGCTGCACTCGGATGCCAGCGTGCGGGAGATTGCCGCGCGGGTGGGGTTTTCGGATGTGACCTATTTTATCAGCGCGTTTAAAAAGGGCATCGGCGAGACGCCCTTACAGTACAGGAAGAATCACACCGGCTGA
- a CDS encoding Cu(+)/Ag(+) sensor histidine kinase: MIFKRSSRPFSLATRLTFFISLATIASFFVFTWIMIHSVKAHFEERDIHDMKQIGATLETVLSHQEEPEKQRLEILQNVVAGYASVSVMLLDTDDRPVFQSAIGPDLSAILRDPALARELRAGNVLSWHDPSPHQGMHNNEPMDNSTWRLMMLPIGKKADGTQAYNLLMALSINFHLHYINDLKNKLMIMASIISVIVIFIVLFAVYQGHKPIRSLSQQIKNISSADLGVRLNNEDVPIELERLVISFNHMIERIEDVFNRQANFSADLAHEMRTPITNLVTQTEIALSQPRSARELEEVMYSSLEEFSRMSKMVSDMLFLAQADNNQLIPEKETLDLAAEVTTVFDFFEALAEERGVALRLEGHTSLVEGDPLMLRRALSNLLSNAIRYTPRGGTITVHLRAGEGEVHIIVENPGPPIAPVHLPRLFDRFYRVDPSRQRKDESSSGIGLAIVKSIITAHYGRVSVESDIKSTRFILTLPAKHRQQIPVQ; encoded by the coding sequence ATGATCTTTAAGCGCTCCTCCCGGCCATTTTCTCTGGCCACGCGCCTGACATTTTTTATTAGCCTTGCCACTATCGCCTCTTTTTTTGTCTTTACCTGGATAATGATCCACTCCGTAAAGGCCCATTTTGAAGAGCGTGATATTCACGATATGAAGCAGATTGGCGCCACGCTGGAGACGGTACTGAGCCATCAGGAAGAGCCGGAAAAACAGCGGCTGGAAATCCTGCAAAATGTGGTCGCAGGCTACGCCAGCGTCTCGGTCATGCTGCTGGATACCGATGACCGACCCGTTTTCCAGTCTGCGATCGGACCCGATCTGAGCGCTATTCTCCGCGATCCCGCCCTTGCCCGTGAGTTACGCGCCGGGAATGTCCTCTCATGGCACGATCCTTCTCCTCATCAGGGAATGCATAATAACGAGCCGATGGACAACAGCACCTGGCGTTTAATGATGCTGCCCATCGGCAAAAAAGCCGATGGCACCCAGGCCTATAATTTACTGATGGCGTTATCGATCAATTTTCATCTTCATTATATTAACGACCTCAAAAATAAGCTGATGATAATGGCCTCGATAATCAGCGTTATCGTGATCTTTATTGTGCTGTTTGCCGTCTATCAGGGGCATAAACCTATCCGCAGCTTAAGTCAGCAGATCAAGAATATTAGCTCCGCAGATCTGGGTGTCCGGTTAAATAACGAAGATGTCCCTATTGAGCTGGAACGGCTGGTGATCTCCTTTAACCATATGATTGAGCGCATAGAGGATGTCTTTAACCGGCAGGCCAATTTTTCTGCCGATCTTGCCCACGAGATGCGCACCCCGATCACTAACCTGGTGACGCAAACCGAAATCGCCCTCAGCCAGCCGCGGAGTGCCAGAGAGCTGGAGGAGGTGATGTACTCCAGTCTGGAGGAGTTCTCGCGGATGTCGAAAATGGTCAGCGATATGCTGTTCCTTGCTCAGGCAGACAACAACCAGCTGATCCCCGAGAAAGAGACGCTGGACCTGGCGGCGGAGGTCACCACGGTATTCGACTTCTTTGAGGCCCTGGCCGAGGAGCGCGGGGTGGCGCTCAGGCTGGAAGGGCACACCAGTCTGGTGGAGGGTGACCCACTGATGCTGCGCAGGGCTTTGAGCAATTTACTCTCCAATGCCATCCGCTACACGCCGCGCGGAGGCACCATTACCGTCCACCTGCGCGCCGGGGAGGGGGAAGTCCATATTATTGTGGAGAACCCCGGCCCCCCCATTGCGCCAGTACATTTACCCCGGCTGTTCGATCGTTTTTATCGGGTCGATCCCTCCCGGCAGCGCAAGGATGAAAGCAGCAGCGGAATCGGTCTGGCTATCGTTAAGTCCATTATTACCGCCCATTACGGCCGGGTATCCGTTGAGTCAGATATAAAATCCACGCGCTTTATTCTGACCCTGCCCGCGAAGCACCGCCAGCAGATCCCGGTGCAATAA
- the lysM gene encoding peptidoglycan-binding protein LysM, producing MGIFNFVKEAGEKLWDNLTDHKGQSDKVSEHLKKLNIPGAEKVQVNVNDGKAVVTGDGLTQEQKEKIQVAVGNIAGVSEVENSITATDTQQEATYYTVKSGDTLSAISKTVYGDASKYNKIFEANRPMLSSPDKIYPGQTLRIPEA from the coding sequence ATGGGAATTTTTAACTTCGTTAAAGAAGCAGGTGAAAAGCTGTGGGACAACCTGACCGATCACAAAGGTCAGAGCGATAAAGTCTCGGAGCATCTTAAAAAGCTCAATATCCCGGGCGCCGAGAAGGTGCAGGTCAACGTCAACGACGGCAAGGCCGTGGTGACGGGCGACGGGTTGACCCAGGAGCAGAAAGAGAAAATCCAGGTCGCGGTGGGGAACATCGCCGGGGTCAGCGAGGTGGAAAACAGCATCACCGCCACCGACACCCAGCAGGAAGCCACCTACTACACGGTTAAATCGGGCGACACCCTGAGCGCCATCTCCAAAACCGTGTATGGCGATGCGTCGAAGTACAACAAAATCTTTGAAGCCAACCGCCCTATGCTCTCCAGCCCCGATAAAATTTATCCGGGCCAGACGCTGCGTATCCCTGAAGCCTGA
- a CDS encoding oligosaccharide MFS transporter — MSNKTEYYKISSFIFLYFFTWSASIGLLAIWLGQKANLSGSVIGTVFAVNGVFSVILKPIYGYILDKIGMSKYLLYFVVAMSALMAPFFIYVYQPLLMSNTMLGIIIGALYLSFAWYAGVAACESYSDRFSRLNGMEFGQIRMWGSLGWAVASSFSGLLFNLSPAYNFIMGSVASVIMLIVLLSLKVNTNSAHAGEVLTKEKIAPADVYALLRSRKFWAFCLYVAGVAWMMFIAEQQFSRYFVTFFDDVHQGNAVFGYLGTVQSGMEFVMYMVIPLFVNFIGAKRGLLIVGLIVGARLIISGMCDSHLLISVLKPLYGLEICLLLVSVFKYIAEHFDKRVNATMYLLGYQAMLYVGNVVVSSPAGYMYDRIGFEQTYIIMGATALTFTLISAFTLSACQSKWRGAKTLNVAEHH; from the coding sequence ATGAGTAACAAAACTGAATATTACAAAATCAGCAGTTTTATTTTTCTCTATTTCTTTACCTGGTCGGCCAGTATTGGCCTGCTGGCAATCTGGCTCGGGCAAAAAGCGAATCTGAGCGGTTCGGTCATCGGCACCGTATTTGCGGTGAACGGCGTCTTCTCCGTTATTCTCAAACCGATCTACGGCTATATTCTGGATAAGATCGGCATGAGCAAATACCTGCTCTATTTCGTGGTGGCGATGTCCGCCCTGATGGCGCCGTTCTTTATTTACGTTTATCAGCCGCTGTTAATGTCCAACACCATGCTGGGGATTATTATCGGCGCGCTCTATTTAAGTTTCGCCTGGTATGCGGGCGTGGCGGCGTGCGAATCCTATTCCGACCGTTTCAGCCGTCTCAACGGCATGGAGTTTGGTCAGATCCGCATGTGGGGATCGCTCGGCTGGGCGGTGGCATCTTCGTTCTCCGGCCTGCTGTTTAACCTCTCTCCGGCGTACAACTTCATTATGGGCAGCGTGGCGTCGGTGATCATGCTGATTGTCCTCCTGAGCCTGAAGGTGAACACTAACTCGGCGCACGCCGGTGAGGTGCTGACCAAAGAGAAAATCGCCCCGGCGGATGTCTATGCCTTACTGCGCAGCCGCAAGTTCTGGGCCTTCTGCCTCTACGTGGCGGGCGTGGCGTGGATGATGTTTATCGCCGAGCAGCAGTTCTCGCGCTATTTCGTCACCTTCTTCGATGATGTTCACCAGGGCAACGCGGTGTTTGGCTATCTGGGCACCGTCCAGTCGGGGATGGAGTTCGTCATGTATATGGTGATCCCGCTGTTCGTGAACTTTATTGGCGCCAAACGCGGGTTATTAATTGTTGGCCTGATTGTCGGGGCGCGGCTGATTATTTCCGGGATGTGCGATTCGCACCTGCTTATTTCCGTTCTCAAGCCGCTCTACGGCCTGGAAATCTGTCTCCTGCTGGTGTCGGTCTTTAAATATATCGCCGAACATTTCGATAAACGCGTCAACGCCACTATGTACCTGCTGGGCTATCAGGCGATGCTCTACGTCGGCAACGTGGTGGTCTCTTCCCCTGCGGGATATATGTATGACCGCATCGGCTTTGAGCAGACCTATATCATCATGGGCGCTACGGCGCTGACCTTCACCCTTATTTCCGCCTTCACGTTATCCGCCTGCCAGAGCAAATGGCGCGGGGCAAAAACGCTGAACGTTGCAGAACACCACTAA
- a CDS encoding putative quinol monooxygenase: protein MLTVIAEIRTRPGQHHRQAVLDEFAKIIPTVLEEAGCHGYAPMVDTAAGVSFQTTAPDSIVMVELWETVAHLEAHLQTPHMKAWSEAVKGDVLETHIRILESGV from the coding sequence ATGCTTACCGTTATTGCTGAAATCCGTACCCGTCCTGGACAACATCACCGTCAGGCGGTGCTGGATGAGTTCGCGAAGATTATCCCAACCGTTTTAGAAGAAGCCGGCTGCCACGGCTATGCGCCGATGGTGGACACCGCCGCAGGCGTCAGCTTCCAGACTACCGCCCCGGACTCCATCGTGATGGTTGAGCTGTGGGAAACCGTGGCGCACCTCGAAGCGCATCTGCAGACTCCGCACATGAAGGCGTGGAGCGAAGCGGTGAAAGGTGACGTTCTGGAAACGCATATCCGTATTCTGGAGAGCGGGGTTTAA
- a CDS encoding NAD(P)H-dependent oxidoreductase, with protein sequence MSNILIINGAKKFAHSNGQLNDTLTEVADGFLRDAGHDVKVVRTDGEYDIQAEVQNFLWADVVIWQMPGWWMGAPWTVKKYMDDVFTEGHGSLYASDGRTRSDASKKYGSGGLIQGKKYMLSLTWNAPMEAFTKEDQFFHGVGVDGVYLPFHKANQFLGMEALPTFITNDVIKMPDVPRYIAEYRKHLAEIFA encoded by the coding sequence ATGAGCAATATTCTGATTATCAACGGCGCGAAAAAATTCGCCCACTCCAATGGCCAACTGAATGACACCCTGACCGAGGTCGCGGACGGTTTCCTGCGCGACGCCGGACATGATGTTAAGGTCGTGCGCACCGACGGCGAATACGATATCCAGGCCGAAGTGCAGAACTTCCTCTGGGCTGACGTGGTTATCTGGCAGATGCCAGGCTGGTGGATGGGCGCGCCGTGGACCGTGAAAAAGTACATGGACGATGTCTTTACCGAAGGTCACGGCTCGCTGTACGCCAGCGACGGCCGCACCCGTTCCGACGCCTCGAAGAAGTACGGTTCCGGCGGTCTGATCCAGGGCAAAAAATACATGCTCTCCCTGACCTGGAACGCCCCGATGGAAGCCTTCACCAAAGAAGATCAGTTCTTCCACGGCGTGGGCGTTGACGGTGTTTATCTGCCGTTCCACAAAGCCAACCAGTTCCTGGGAATGGAGGCGCTGCCGACCTTTATCACTAACGACGTGATCAAAATGCCGGACGTGCCACGCTATATCGCAGAATATCGCAAGCATCTGGCTGAGATTTTTGCTTAA
- a CDS encoding DUF2264 domain-containing protein: MCAVNKEKSNPLSSRQGLVASLNRLLTAVDKQFPAGSSRFSLGDTCAHYATDVAEMEGLSRVLWGLFPLMAAGDSTPFSDKYITAIKEGTDPQSAGYWGETAPYDQRLVEMAAYGLGLALLQERLTDRFSEREVMNLHAWLNQITDATMPDSNWNYFAIMVQLGFKRAGLPYDQQAIDRRFAMMDAYYLGDGWYSDGPGRPKDYYISMAFHFYGLIYATLSGDDARAEVLRQRSALFAEDFIYMSAADGASVPFGRSLTYRFAMVAFWSAVAFSGLEVFTPGIVKGIVLRHLRWWQQQPITDRDGILTLGFAYPNLAMCEDYNAPGSPYWALKTYLILALPESHPFWQAQEQPLPALAEKRVIPHAGQILMQADHVTMLTAGQLELNNYVNTEAKYTKFAYSSRFGFTIERGRFGLKHAACDSMLLLADGDNYFRGRRECGEVRVDENFIFSRWSPWHDVHIESWLVPFGEWHLRLHRINSARTLQTVEGGFAVMKTAPRLIGRGSFLNAKNGSSAIVDLSPAITRQPDSVVTPPNSSIMFAECAAIPVLTTTLLPGESWLCSAVLATGEEIQEANTPQLEIKDNRAVICASGSERKLSFIL; the protein is encoded by the coding sequence ATGTGCGCGGTAAACAAAGAAAAATCAAATCCGTTGTCATCCCGCCAGGGTCTGGTGGCGTCGCTGAACAGGCTGCTGACTGCTGTGGACAAGCAGTTCCCGGCGGGCAGCTCCCGTTTTTCGCTGGGCGATACCTGTGCCCACTACGCCACGGACGTTGCCGAGATGGAGGGGCTGTCCCGGGTACTGTGGGGGCTGTTTCCGCTGATGGCCGCAGGGGACAGCACGCCGTTCAGCGACAAGTACATCACCGCTATTAAAGAGGGCACCGACCCACAAAGCGCAGGCTACTGGGGCGAAACCGCGCCTTACGATCAGCGGCTGGTGGAGATGGCGGCCTATGGCCTGGGGCTGGCGCTGCTGCAGGAGAGGCTCACGGATCGCTTCAGCGAGCGCGAGGTGATGAACCTGCACGCCTGGCTGAACCAGATCACCGACGCGACCATGCCGGACAGCAACTGGAACTACTTCGCCATTATGGTTCAGCTTGGCTTTAAGCGCGCGGGGCTGCCGTACGACCAGCAGGCCATCGATCGCCGCTTCGCCATGATGGACGCTTACTATCTGGGGGATGGCTGGTACTCCGACGGCCCGGGTCGGCCAAAAGACTACTACATCTCCATGGCGTTTCACTTTTACGGCCTGATCTACGCCACCCTGAGCGGGGATGACGCCCGGGCAGAGGTGCTGCGCCAGCGCTCAGCGCTGTTTGCGGAAGATTTTATCTATATGTCGGCCGCAGACGGCGCATCGGTGCCCTTTGGCCGCAGCCTGACCTACCGCTTCGCGATGGTCGCCTTCTGGAGCGCGGTGGCCTTCTCCGGGCTGGAGGTCTTCACGCCGGGCATCGTGAAAGGGATCGTTCTGCGTCATCTGCGCTGGTGGCAGCAGCAGCCGATTACCGATCGCGACGGCATCCTGACGCTCGGCTTTGCCTACCCGAATCTGGCGATGTGCGAGGACTATAACGCGCCGGGCTCGCCCTACTGGGCGCTGAAAACCTACCTGATCCTGGCCCTGCCGGAGAGCCATCCGTTCTGGCAGGCACAAGAGCAGCCCTTGCCTGCGCTGGCCGAAAAGCGGGTCATCCCCCATGCCGGGCAGATCCTGATGCAGGCGGATCACGTCACGATGCTCACCGCCGGGCAGCTGGAGCTGAACAACTACGTCAACACCGAGGCGAAATACACCAAATTTGCCTACTCCAGCCGCTTTGGTTTCACCATCGAGCGCGGACGCTTCGGCCTTAAGCATGCCGCCTGCGACTCCATGCTGCTGCTGGCGGATGGCGATAACTACTTCCGCGGTCGCCGCGAATGCGGGGAGGTTCGCGTCGACGAGAACTTCATCTTTTCGCGCTGGTCGCCGTGGCATGACGTCCACATCGAGAGCTGGCTGGTGCCGTTCGGCGAGTGGCATCTGCGCCTGCACCGCATCAACAGCGCGCGCACCCTACAGACGGTGGAGGGCGGGTTTGCGGTCATGAAAACCGCCCCCCGGCTTATCGGACGCGGCAGTTTCCTGAATGCGAAGAACGGTAGCAGCGCGATTGTCGATCTCTCGCCGGCCATCACCCGTCAGCCCGACAGCGTGGTGACGCCGCCGAACAGCAGCATCATGTTTGCGGAGTGTGCCGCCATTCCGGTGCTCACCACCACGCTTTTACCTGGAGAGAGCTGGCTGTGCAGCGCGGTGCTCGCCACCGGGGAAGAGATTCAGGAAGCAAACACTCCGCAACTGGAAATAAAAGATAACCGGGCCGTGATTTGCGCGTCCGGAAGCGAACGTAAGCTGTCGTTCATTTTATAA
- a CDS encoding glycoside hydrolase family 88 protein has protein sequence MLSRITEEHLGDIPVPVDEHAFSDELSSARRHILDLISRHLTEFGDKFPAETCREGFYPLTDNVEWTTSFWTGQLWLAWEMSGDEKFRAMARKHTRSFGLRIAGRSDTNTHDLGFLYTLSCVADWRLTGNREARGFSLLAAEALLERFHEKAKIIQAWGDLSDPEQAGRMIIDCNMNLPLLYWATEQTGDPRFAEAAKAHVMQAATWLIREDASTFHTYYMDVVTGAPRYGNTQQGYADDSCWSRGQAWGIYGFLLSYIYTGDETMIALSKRLANYFLNRLPEDYVCHWDLALVGTDALRDASSAAIAVCGLLELVKHLPVTDPDRARYLAWAKGIMSSLTKHYLMGKEEKGNGVLKHSVYHLASNKGVDECASWGDYFYVEALVRFTQSWKLYW, from the coding sequence ATGTTAAGTCGTATCACTGAGGAGCACCTGGGCGATATTCCTGTGCCCGTGGATGAACATGCCTTTAGCGATGAATTAAGCTCGGCGCGCCGCCACATCCTCGACCTGATTAGCCGTCATTTAACGGAATTCGGCGACAAGTTCCCGGCAGAAACCTGCCGGGAGGGGTTCTATCCCCTGACCGATAACGTCGAGTGGACCACCAGCTTCTGGACCGGGCAGCTGTGGCTGGCGTGGGAGATGAGCGGCGACGAGAAGTTTCGCGCGATGGCCCGCAAGCACACCCGCTCGTTTGGCCTGCGCATTGCCGGGCGCAGCGACACCAACACCCACGATCTCGGCTTCCTGTATACGCTCTCCTGCGTGGCGGACTGGCGACTGACCGGTAACCGCGAGGCGCGCGGCTTCTCGCTGCTGGCGGCGGAAGCCCTGCTGGAGCGCTTCCACGAGAAGGCGAAGATCATCCAGGCGTGGGGCGATCTCTCCGATCCGGAGCAGGCAGGACGAATGATCATCGACTGCAATATGAACCTGCCGCTGCTCTACTGGGCAACCGAGCAGACCGGCGATCCGCGCTTTGCCGAGGCCGCTAAAGCCCACGTGATGCAGGCCGCGACCTGGCTGATTCGTGAAGATGCCTCCACCTTCCACACCTACTATATGGATGTGGTCACCGGCGCGCCGCGCTACGGCAATACCCAGCAGGGCTATGCGGATGACTCCTGCTGGTCGCGCGGCCAGGCGTGGGGGATTTACGGCTTCCTGCTGAGCTACATCTACACCGGCGACGAGACGATGATCGCCCTGTCGAAGCGGCTGGCGAACTACTTCCTCAACCGCCTGCCGGAAGATTACGTCTGTCACTGGGATCTGGCCCTGGTGGGCACCGACGCCCTGCGCGACGCTTCCTCGGCGGCGATTGCGGTCTGCGGTCTGCTGGAGCTGGTGAAGCACCTGCCGGTGACCGACCCCGACCGGGCGCGCTATCTGGCGTGGGCGAAAGGCATTATGTCGTCGCTGACGAAGCACTATCTGATGGGCAAAGAGGAGAAGGGCAACGGCGTGCTGAAGCACTCGGTGTACCACCTCGCCAGCAATAAAGGCGTGGATGAGTGTGCCAGCTGGGGAGATTACTTCTACGTCGAAGCGCTGGTGCGCTTTACCCAGAGCTGGAAACTGTACTGGTAG
- the cusR gene encoding copper response regulator transcription factor CusR produces the protein MKLLIVEDEKKTGEYLTKGLTEAGFVVDLTDNGLNGYHLAMTADYDLLILDIMLPDVNGWDIVRMLRAANKGMPILLLTALGTIEHRVKGLELGADDYLVKPFAFAELLARVKTLLRRGAAVIVESQFQVADLTLDLVSRKVTRSGTRITLTSKEFTLLEFFIRHQGEVLPRSLIASQVWDMNFDSDTNAIDVAVKRLRAKIDNDFEPRLIQTVRGVGYMLEVPDDL, from the coding sequence ATGAAGCTGCTGATCGTCGAAGATGAGAAAAAAACGGGTGAGTATTTAACCAAAGGATTGACCGAGGCCGGGTTCGTCGTCGATCTGACGGATAACGGGCTTAATGGTTACCACCTGGCGATGACCGCCGACTATGACCTGCTGATCCTCGATATCATGCTGCCGGATGTGAACGGCTGGGACATTGTCAGAATGTTGCGTGCAGCCAACAAAGGCATGCCCATCCTGCTGCTGACTGCGCTCGGCACCATTGAGCACCGGGTTAAAGGGCTTGAGCTGGGCGCGGATGACTATCTGGTGAAACCCTTCGCCTTTGCTGAACTGCTGGCGCGGGTAAAAACGCTGTTACGCCGTGGCGCTGCCGTCATTGTCGAAAGCCAGTTTCAGGTAGCCGATTTAACCCTCGACCTGGTCAGCCGAAAAGTCACCCGCAGCGGCACCCGCATTACGCTGACCAGCAAAGAGTTTACCCTGCTGGAGTTCTTTATTCGTCACCAGGGCGAAGTCCTGCCCCGTTCGCTGATTGCCTCGCAGGTGTGGGACATGAATTTTGACAGTGACACCAACGCCATTGATGTGGCAGTGAAAAGGCTGCGGGCAAAAATTGATAACGACTTTGAGCCGCGGTTAATTCAGACGGTGCGCGGCGTAGGCTATATGCTTGAGGTTCCGGATGATCTTTAA
- the cusF gene encoding cation efflux system protein CusF translates to MNIVSKAVLFSLFSAVAFSATASEMSTMHAAAPAAQQEQIVQATGEVKLIDPDAKKITIAHGPVAALNWPAMTMRFTFTQASQIQGITAGDQVEFTFIQQGNISLLQDIRRQD, encoded by the coding sequence ATGAATATCGTCTCTAAAGCCGTTCTGTTCAGCCTTTTTTCTGCTGTCGCCTTTAGCGCGACAGCCAGTGAGATGAGCACAATGCATGCGGCAGCGCCGGCTGCGCAGCAAGAGCAGATCGTACAGGCCACGGGTGAAGTCAAACTCATCGATCCGGACGCGAAAAAAATCACCATTGCCCACGGCCCCGTCGCCGCGCTGAACTGGCCAGCGATGACGATGCGTTTTACCTTCACCCAGGCATCGCAAATCCAGGGCATAACAGCGGGTGACCAGGTCGAATTTACGTTTATCCAGCAGGGCAATATCTCACTGTTGCAGGATATTCGCCGCCAGGATTAA